The following proteins are co-located in the Terriglobales bacterium genome:
- a CDS encoding oligopeptide transporter, OPT family, with translation MPAELIDTKTLPENAYKPLHDGELYLPIVPATAKLPELTSRSILWGVLFCVIFSVASAYSALKVGQGMEAAIPISILAIGLARLYQRRSSLLENVIITGMGGASAAVVSGAVFTVPALYALHLDPHPVQTIFICLAGGCLGILFLIPLRRYFVRQMHGKFPFPEATAITEVLVTGEKGGSQAKLLLQATVIAAIYDFFVTTFHIWKEYLNFQFLPVVRSLADRSRMVFNFDAVSFILGLGYVMGLRVALIFCAGGVLVNFVVVPMIWFFGSHMGDVTVYPATIPISHMAAADIYRNYVRFIGVGAIASAGLVGILKSLRVVAGSFGIALHAFRHGEAPHMERTDRDIPIITILLGVVLGAIAVAAFFGQLHVSWTVVGMGLALTLLFSFFFTTVAANAIATTANNPASGMTLLTVIVSAVVLLKFGLSGATGMFFVMALAGMVCVALCASGQFVTDLKAGYWVGSTPAAQEKVKFIGVVASAITAGLTIILLAKAFQFGEAVPGDPRQVLVAPQASALKAVVSGFMSGQPAPYILFGLGAMVTVVLEMLGLSSMVFALGIYLPLQLTTPILAGGFLSHLVNKRSEKTGGQQGRTIRERGIIIAGGLMAGGALGGVIGAALRVLPHFKEEWLQTPFYENIAISQTISALAFIGLCLYVWFTSLTKAKEM, from the coding sequence ATGCCGGCTGAGCTCATCGACACCAAGACTCTTCCCGAAAATGCCTACAAGCCGCTGCATGACGGCGAATTGTATCTGCCCATCGTCCCGGCTACCGCAAAATTACCAGAACTGACATCGCGCTCCATCTTGTGGGGAGTCCTGTTTTGCGTGATCTTCTCGGTAGCGTCGGCCTATTCCGCTCTCAAAGTCGGCCAGGGAATGGAGGCTGCGATTCCCATCTCCATCCTCGCCATCGGCTTGGCGCGCTTGTACCAGCGGCGCTCCTCCCTGCTGGAGAACGTGATCATCACCGGCATGGGCGGCGCTTCCGCCGCCGTAGTATCAGGCGCTGTTTTCACCGTGCCGGCGCTTTACGCTCTCCATCTCGACCCGCATCCCGTGCAGACGATTTTCATCTGCCTGGCCGGCGGGTGCCTTGGCATTCTCTTTCTCATCCCGCTGCGGCGTTACTTTGTGCGCCAAATGCACGGCAAGTTCCCATTTCCGGAGGCCACGGCCATCACCGAAGTCCTCGTAACAGGCGAAAAAGGCGGCTCGCAAGCCAAGCTTCTCCTTCAGGCCACTGTCATCGCCGCGATTTACGACTTCTTTGTCACCACCTTTCATATCTGGAAAGAGTACCTGAACTTCCAGTTTCTGCCGGTGGTGCGGTCACTCGCGGATCGCAGCCGCATGGTATTCAATTTCGATGCGGTTAGTTTCATTCTCGGTCTGGGATACGTGATGGGCTTGCGTGTTGCTCTCATCTTTTGTGCCGGCGGCGTACTGGTGAACTTCGTAGTCGTGCCGATGATCTGGTTTTTCGGCAGCCACATGGGCGATGTTACCGTGTACCCTGCCACCATCCCCATTTCGCACATGGCGGCTGCGGACATCTACCGCAACTACGTGCGCTTCATCGGCGTGGGAGCCATCGCGAGCGCCGGATTGGTTGGAATTCTCAAATCGCTGCGCGTGGTTGCGGGATCGTTTGGCATCGCGCTGCACGCCTTTCGTCACGGTGAAGCGCCGCACATGGAACGCACGGACCGTGACATTCCCATCATCACTATCCTGCTCGGAGTCGTGCTGGGCGCAATTGCAGTGGCTGCCTTCTTTGGACAGCTTCATGTTTCATGGACGGTGGTTGGAATGGGCCTGGCACTTACCCTGCTGTTTTCATTCTTTTTCACCACGGTAGCTGCCAATGCCATTGCCACGACAGCCAACAACCCCGCCAGCGGAATGACCTTGCTCACCGTAATCGTCTCTGCGGTCGTGCTGCTTAAGTTCGGGCTCTCGGGAGCCACCGGCATGTTCTTCGTGATGGCCCTGGCGGGCATGGTTTGCGTTGCCCTTTGCGCCTCAGGACAATTCGTCACCGATCTGAAGGCCGGCTATTGGGTCGGTTCCACGCCCGCAGCGCAGGAGAAGGTGAAGTTCATCGGGGTGGTCGCGTCGGCCATCACGGCAGGTTTGACCATCATTCTGCTGGCCAAGGCATTCCAGTTCGGAGAGGCCGTGCCCGGCGATCCGCGGCAGGTGCTGGTTGCGCCCCAGGCCTCTGCGCTGAAAGCCGTGGTCTCGGGATTCATGAGTGGCCAGCCCGCTCCCTACATATTGTTCGGTCTCGGCGCCATGGTCACCGTGGTGCTGGAGATGCTCGGCCTTTCCTCCATGGTCTTCGCGCTTGGAATCTATTTGCCGCTGCAGTTGACCACCCCCATCCTGGCTGGGGGATTTCTCTCGCACCTTGTAAACAAGCGCTCCGAAAAGACGGGGGGCCAGCAAGGTAGGACAATCCGCGAGCGAGGTATCATCATTGCCGGCGGCTTGATGGCTGGCGGCGCGCTCGGCGGCGTGATTGGGGCGGCGCTGCGGGTGCTCCCGCACTTCAAAGAAGAGTGGCTTCAGACGCCGTTCTACGAGAACATTGCGATTTCGCAGACCATTTCGGCACTCGCTTTCATTGGTCTGTGTCTGTACGTCTGGTTCACTTCGCTGACAAAAGCAAAGGAGATGTGA
- the secA gene encoding preprotein translocase subunit SecA: MINQLLGKVFGTKNEREIKRLQPVVQQINALEPEMKKLSDVQLREKTDEFRKRIAAHLEGLEDEDERSQALKEILEQILPEAFAVVREAGRRVLNMRHFDVQLIGGMVLHQGRISEMKTGEGKTLVATLPVYLNALSGRGVHVVTVNDYLAKRDSEWMGKIYTFLGLSVGVIVHDLDDNQRREAYAADVTYGTNNEFGFDYLRDNMKFDLSECVQRGHNFGIVDEVDSILIDEARTPLIISGASEESTDKYYRVNKIIPKLTKGEEIDGPPGEGKTYTGDFTVDEKHRTITITDQGWEKVEQLLGIGNIADPENWDLKHHAETAVKAHALYRRDVEYVVKEGEVIIVDEFTGRLMPGRRWSDGLHQAVEAKENVKVERENQTLATITFQNYFRMYKKLAGMTGTAETEAPEFDKIYKLEVIVIPTNRPLLRVENSDIVYRTEREKYFAVADEIKRLNDLGQPILVGTTSIEKSERLAELLTKKGLKRHVVLNAKYHEREAEIVAQAGRKGAITIATNMAGRGTDILLGGNPEFMAKQELVKQGIARAVQQAGGEIETHDTENTTVWYYQGSEFECPADLWNQTLEKYKSQTDGDHGEVVGVGGLHILGTERHEARRIDNQLRGRAGRQGDPGSSRFYLSLEDDLMRIFAKEWVSTLLQRLGMEEGIPIESRLITRRIEAAQKAVEAQNFEARKHLLEYDDVMNKQREAVYSLRRQLLEGVDQKELILEDYVADILSDLMDRYCARDVHPEDWDTKGLKDAIFTRFGVDILAEGIKPETLNRQELGDAIFDKLKQRYDAKERLIGPTEMRRHERMIMLSVLDSQWKDHLLNMDHLKEGIGLRGYGQHDPLVEYKRESFDMFEEMMKRFQEDTTRYLYLMQIIGPAGVEVAVGAPGGEQPPDLGAREPRGGDGRRPRPLATSVDEIEEAFLRRKKRELEEARMAGAGDMRQVQQVVRGSAKIGRNDPCPCGSGKKYKKCCGQNA; this comes from the coding sequence TTGATTAATCAGCTTTTAGGTAAGGTTTTTGGGACCAAGAACGAGCGCGAGATCAAGCGCCTGCAGCCGGTCGTGCAGCAGATCAACGCACTGGAACCGGAGATGAAGAAACTCTCGGATGTGCAGCTGCGAGAAAAGACCGACGAATTCCGCAAGCGCATCGCCGCACATCTGGAAGGCTTGGAGGATGAAGACGAGCGTTCGCAGGCGTTGAAGGAAATTCTGGAACAGATCCTGCCCGAAGCCTTCGCTGTGGTTCGGGAGGCGGGCCGGCGTGTCCTGAACATGCGTCACTTCGATGTGCAGTTGATCGGCGGCATGGTGCTGCATCAGGGCAGGATTTCCGAAATGAAGACCGGCGAAGGAAAGACCTTGGTTGCCACCCTTCCGGTGTACTTGAATGCGCTGTCCGGACGCGGTGTTCACGTTGTCACGGTGAACGATTACCTGGCCAAACGCGACTCGGAGTGGATGGGCAAGATCTATACCTTCCTGGGGTTGAGCGTGGGGGTGATCGTTCACGATCTCGACGACAATCAGCGGCGCGAAGCCTATGCCGCCGATGTCACCTATGGGACCAACAACGAATTTGGCTTCGACTATCTCCGCGACAACATGAAATTCGATCTATCGGAATGTGTGCAGCGGGGGCACAACTTTGGCATCGTGGACGAGGTCGACTCCATCCTGATTGACGAAGCGCGTACACCCTTGATCATCAGCGGCGCCAGCGAGGAATCCACCGACAAGTATTACCGCGTAAACAAGATCATTCCCAAGCTCACGAAGGGTGAGGAAATTGATGGACCGCCGGGGGAAGGGAAGACCTATACCGGGGACTTCACAGTTGACGAGAAGCACCGCACCATCACCATCACCGACCAAGGCTGGGAGAAGGTGGAGCAGTTGCTGGGCATCGGCAACATTGCAGATCCAGAAAACTGGGATCTCAAGCACCACGCGGAAACCGCGGTCAAAGCTCACGCGCTCTATCGGCGCGATGTCGAATATGTGGTCAAAGAGGGTGAAGTCATTATTGTGGATGAGTTCACCGGACGCCTGATGCCCGGCCGCCGCTGGTCCGATGGGCTACATCAGGCGGTCGAGGCGAAAGAGAACGTCAAGGTCGAGCGGGAAAATCAGACGCTGGCCACCATCACGTTCCAGAACTATTTCCGCATGTACAAGAAACTGGCCGGCATGACTGGTACCGCCGAGACCGAAGCGCCCGAGTTCGACAAGATTTATAAGCTCGAAGTCATCGTGATTCCCACGAACCGGCCGCTGCTGCGCGTTGAGAATTCTGACATCGTCTATCGCACGGAGCGGGAGAAGTATTTCGCAGTGGCCGACGAAATTAAGAGATTGAACGATCTCGGCCAGCCGATTCTGGTGGGTACTACCTCGATTGAAAAATCGGAGCGGCTCGCGGAACTGTTGACGAAGAAAGGCTTAAAACGGCATGTGGTGCTGAACGCCAAGTATCACGAAAGAGAGGCGGAAATCGTGGCGCAAGCAGGCCGCAAGGGAGCCATCACCATCGCTACCAACATGGCCGGGCGCGGAACGGACATCCTGTTGGGTGGGAATCCCGAGTTCATGGCTAAGCAGGAACTGGTGAAGCAGGGGATCGCCCGCGCCGTGCAGCAGGCAGGTGGCGAAATTGAAACTCACGACACCGAGAACACCACCGTCTGGTACTACCAGGGCAGCGAATTCGAATGTCCGGCTGATCTATGGAATCAGACCCTGGAAAAGTACAAATCCCAAACCGATGGCGATCACGGGGAAGTTGTAGGCGTTGGTGGGCTTCACATCCTGGGCACCGAACGTCACGAGGCCCGACGGATCGATAACCAGCTACGCGGTCGTGCTGGACGCCAGGGCGATCCCGGTTCTTCCCGGTTTTATCTGTCGCTGGAAGACGACTTGATGCGCATCTTCGCCAAGGAGTGGGTTTCGACGCTGCTGCAGCGGCTGGGCATGGAAGAGGGCATTCCCATCGAGTCGCGGCTGATCACTCGCAGGATTGAAGCCGCACAGAAAGCCGTAGAAGCGCAGAACTTTGAAGCCCGCAAACACCTATTGGAATACGACGACGTGATGAACAAGCAGCGCGAGGCTGTCTACAGCCTTCGCCGCCAGCTGCTGGAGGGTGTCGATCAGAAAGAACTGATTCTGGAAGATTATGTCGCCGACATCCTGAGCGATCTGATGGATCGCTACTGTGCCCGGGATGTGCATCCGGAGGACTGGGACACCAAGGGCTTGAAAGATGCGATCTTCACCCGGTTCGGTGTGGACATTCTAGCTGAGGGCATCAAGCCGGAGACTCTCAACCGGCAGGAGCTCGGCGACGCGATCTTTGACAAGCTGAAGCAGCGTTACGACGCTAAGGAGAGGTTGATCGGTCCCACCGAGATGCGCCGCCACGAACGCATGATCATGTTGAGTGTGCTCGATTCGCAGTGGAAGGATCACCTGCTCAACATGGATCATCTGAAGGAAGGCATCGGGCTTCGCGGGTACGGGCAGCACGATCCTCTGGTGGAATACAAGCGCGAGTCCTTCGATATGTTTGAAGAGATGATGAAGCGCTTCCAGGAGGACACGACGCGCTATCTGTACCTGATGCAGATCATCGGGCCGGCCGGAGTTGAGGTTGCTGTGGGTGCGCCGGGGGGCGAACAGCCGCCTGATTTGGGAGCGCGCGAGCCGCGAGGCGGTGATGGACGGCGTCCCCGGCCCCTGGCGACCAGTGTCGACGAAATCGAAGAGGCATTTTTGCGGCGCAAGAAACGCGAACTGGAGGAAGCGCGTATGGCGGGAGCCGGCGACATGCGCCAGGTGCAGCAGGTGGTTCGGGGCAGCGCCAAGATTGGCCGCAACGATCCGTGCCCCTGCGGCTCCGGCAAAAAGTACAAGAAGTGCTGCGGCCAGAACGCGTAA
- a CDS encoding lipid-binding SYLF domain-containing protein produces MMRKCMLVLVCLAMALPGFGQKKEQERLQESADVLKEILGMPESIPKDLLNKSFCVIVFPRVKKAAFIVGGSYGRGVITCRKGKEFNGGWSAPAMFALEGGSFGLQIGGEATDFVILVMNERGANSVMSSKVKLGADASAAAGPKGRDAAAATDVVMKAEMLSYSRAQGVFAGISLEGSTLRSDDGGNKDLYGKEFSAKQIVREGAVKAPPASAALLSELTKASPKHVAS; encoded by the coding sequence ATGATGAGGAAGTGCATGCTGGTGCTGGTTTGCCTGGCCATGGCCTTACCCGGGTTCGGCCAGAAAAAGGAACAGGAGCGGCTGCAGGAATCCGCCGACGTGCTGAAGGAAATCCTGGGGATGCCGGAGAGCATTCCCAAGGATCTACTCAACAAATCCTTTTGCGTGATCGTATTTCCCAGAGTGAAGAAAGCAGCTTTCATCGTCGGTGGCAGCTATGGCCGAGGGGTGATTACCTGTCGCAAAGGGAAGGAGTTCAATGGTGGCTGGAGCGCTCCCGCAATGTTTGCCCTCGAAGGAGGGAGTTTCGGTTTGCAGATCGGCGGCGAGGCAACTGACTTCGTGATTCTGGTTATGAACGAACGTGGGGCGAATTCGGTGATGTCCAGTAAGGTCAAGCTTGGAGCGGACGCTTCCGCGGCGGCTGGGCCAAAGGGGCGCGATGCCGCCGCTGCCACGGATGTAGTCATGAAAGCCGAAATGCTCTCCTACTCACGTGCTCAGGGGGTCTTTGCGGGGATCTCGCTGGAAGGTTCTACTCTCCGCTCCGATGATGGCGGCAACAAGGATCTTTACGGAAAAGAATTCTCAGCGAAGCAGATTGTTCGGGAAGGGGCAGTCAAAGCGCCCCCAGCAAGTGCTGCTTTGCTGAGCGAACTGACAAAGGCCTCTCCCAAGCACGTGGCGTCTTAA